Sequence from the Carassius gibelio isolate Cgi1373 ecotype wild population from Czech Republic chromosome A7, carGib1.2-hapl.c, whole genome shotgun sequence genome:
ctggttcaaaaagatccggttactgctttgttttgaactcgctcacaacagactcggaagagaagacaatgctgaataaagttgtagttttggtatttttggaccaaaatgtattttcgatgcatcaaaaaattctaactgaccctctgatgtcacatggactactttgaagatgtttttcttacctttctggacatggacagtgtccCTTTTACAgtgtttcaatggagggactgagagctctcggactaaatctaaaatatcttaaactgtgttcctaaGATAAacggtctcacgggtttggaacgacatcagggtgagtcattaatgacataattttcatttttgggtgaactaaccctttaagtttattCATTCAAGTCAGCAAGGGAGGAacttaaataatagaaaaaataattgTATGAAATTTAATGAACgacgattttttttctttctgtaaatgCCATTCTGATAaaaagccatcctaggtgtatatgactttcttctttcagacgaatccagtctgagttatgTCCTGGCTTTATAACAGCAGCGAATGGGTGATATTCAATAGAGctcatcataaaaagtgctccacatggctccggggggttaataaaggcctcttGAGCCaactgatgtgtttttgtaagaaaaatatccatttttaaaactttataacctgtaatctctagcttctgTTAACTGGCATGTACATACACAAgacgttccagcggatgatggacatAGGAAGGGCATATACACATAgcatggcttgagggtgagtaaatcatggggtaattttcatttgtgggtaaactatccctttaaactaaaAGACAacgaaaggaaaaaaaaaaaagaaagtaggagaggaagagaaagagaacgTTTGAAGTCATTCTTACTCCACGTCATCATAGAGCTGCTCCAGATCATCTCTCTGTTCAGCAAGGGACGATTCCAGATCCAGGTAGTTCCCATTAGAAGCCAGTTGCAGTGCACACTCctctaactgagagagagagacagagaaacatCACAGCCTGACACTGTTACTTGACACAGCACATAAACAGATTATAGTTTCATGCTTTTTGAATGTGGAACTGGAAGGTGAGTCTTGTTGTCTTTATGCACATATTAATCTGGCAAGACACAAACTacatcacagctaaaacataaaaTTGAGAAAATTAAATCCCAAATCTGTAACCCTTGACACACATTCCCATTATAGCACATGAAAATGCTCCCATACATAACAAAACAACCATCATTGGCACTCAACTATAGTGCACAACAAAGAAAGCTCATTGTTGTTGAATGGCGGTGTTTGATACAGTCATGTCTGAAGCTGTGCTCCAATAATGAGTTGATTGAGGAGTTGAGCTTATCTTCTGTTTACAGATCCCACCCTTTCCGCAAGCAACAACTCACTCTCCAGTGGCAGGCAATTCTGGCGACCCTCTCAAAGAGTTACTTACATTCACACACACCATGCACTcaaggagacacacacacaaatctgtgCAAATTACATGCATGCTAATAATGATCATACAGccaaacagaaataaactaataaataatatatacaaaagctgtcactggtgtGCTACCTTCCTTTGTACTTTATCCCTAAAGTGTGCACATTAGTACCTTAAAGGTATACAGTAGTACCAAAATGGTAAATTTTAATACTTAAAAGGTGCAAtttagtaccttttgaaagggtactgTCCAAGTGACAAATTTTGTACCATTGTGTACAAATAAAGACACTTGGAAAAACAtctctgtctagtgttttaatgTGCGCAACAAATATGGATCTATTCATGCACAGTATTTCAACAATGTTTACACATGGTCCTGATTCCTTTTAATTGCTCCAGCATCTTCAGTAATGCAAGGGAATGAGGAGTCACCTAACCTAGAGGACATGTGGTCTTGAATCTGACCGTTTACTTctttaaaacattgcatttcatatCCCATGAATACAGTACACTTTGGTGCTCCTTGACTTTTTAAGCATTAGAAActcaaatgtttttgttgtatttgtgTGAACtactaattatttattaatcttatataACACAAATAAACTCATTTCTTATTAaggacataaatatatatatttttttttcccatgacaaaaaaaatacttGTACATTATAAattccaatcaatcaatcaatcaatatatcTGTAACTATGTAAAATAACTACAAAAAAGAAACGAAAAACAGTTATTAATACTTTGACCTTATAATGTTGATGTCAGAATTGAGGTTTATGTCATAAGCTCCGTCCCTTCCATCATGACGCCATACACTTCACTCAGTTCCAGGACATTATTCTATGGACTATTCCATGACAAAACGAACCTAGCCTTTCATTAAACAATACAAACGTTAACCTCAACGCGCAACTGTACTGCCTAAAATAATCAATTTTCCACCCTGACACTTATTCGGCGCAGGTGAGCACACCTTTATGAAGTAAATGAGCTTCACAGACCTTTAAAGGCGCTTCCAGCAGCTTGTGAATCCCGGCGATCTGTTCGTTCAATAGCAAGTGCTCGTTCAGGTCATACTGGAGAGGTCTGCGGGGCTCGGGGAAATTTGAGCACACGAACGGGTCCGAGTCCTCCAGGTATTGCACTCGACACGTTATTGTAGCCATGGTTCATCCGTGGTCACAAAGTCTTAAACTCGTTCCACCTTGGTTTTCTGTTTGTTACAACAAGTCATCTAAAAAGAAAAGAGGTCTAGCCCGCCACGCGCCGCTGTCAACGCTGAAATGAAACTTGAAGCCGTGAGTTAGTCAAACTAAAGCAATGACGTCGTCAGGAAACCGACCGAGTGGACAATGAGTCACACTCCTGGAAATACAGCGTTTGATATGAGCTCACTCCGGACAATTACAAAAGCTATAAAACATTTCCATAGCATACTTTGTTTTACGTTTTAAGGATGTTTGTTGTCTTGACGACCTCGAATGTTAGTTTGTGAGGACGTGAGCCTACTGTATAGAGCGTGCTATTGGATAAAAGTGTTATGGCGTCATCTGCTGGTCACgtgaaattgtatttatatgtCATGGGTCTGTTTGTTTGTGGAGTTCAAATTTCATGCAAAACAAGTGACTCATCGTCAGGCAAAGAAGAATCTCTCTTTGACTTCCTGAAACGCACAGTGCTTCAGTAAACACTATATCCCTATATATTCAATATCCGTTAAATAATTCTCATAAATCCGTTATATCAGTTCAGTAGCTTGGTTTCACATGGCAAAAGTTGAGATGTTTCTCAATGCTCAAAATACAGCTTGAACTGGTTGACTGATTTAGTTTACAAATGACTTCACTCATGTCAAGGGCCAAAGTTTTGGCATTCTTTACACAAAATCGTTTAAATTCATCTTTAAAAAGAGATTTCCTGTACTCTTTTTGCACAAGCCAATCTGGGTTTCAAAATGGTCTGAAACAGACAGAACAAATTATTTGCAATactttagaaaatgtttattggtttttaaaaccatttttaaaaaatctcaacATCAGTAAGCACTTTCAATACAAAAGAATGAAGAAAAACTTGCTGAAATGTCATAAATTTATCAAACTACCGTAAAGAGTCTGTacataaacaataacaacatgaGGGAATAGTAAAGGGAGGAAAGAAAGTCTACCAAGTCAGAGAATAATAGTCTTAATTCAGATAGAAATAGTAGTGCTTGTTCAAAAAACAAATATTCACATACACAGCTTTAAGAGAGAGGAAATAGTATGTTGAAGACAttgttaaaacaataataatgatttaaaaaaaaacaggtcacaACTTAATTTCCTATATTCATGTTACTGTaagaaagtcatgacatttatGTACAGTAATCAAATGCATATTTACGATTTTGATaatggattattttaatgtttttaactgAACATTTCAATTGCTTTCACTCATTTACATGTAAATACTTCTCAGAGAGATCCTCAAAAGGCTCCTGAACATAACAACACAAACTGACACTTTTTCACTTATATTTTTCCCCCCTAAACAGTAGCTCTTCAAAAACAGTATACTGGGGCTTCATGTATTGCACTGAAATTCTCAAAGCCAAAGTTCATCAATGAAATTAGTGCAATGAAAAGAACAGCAAGAACTTTGTGAATTTTCAGTTGTTACATTTCCAGTGTTAACTGCTAGATCCCTGTGCATCCAAAAGAAGATATGCAAAAGccacaacaaaacattttaaaagccaAGCTATATTCTCACACAAAAGCACAcccttctgcaaaaaaaaaaaaaaaaaattatatatatatatatatatatatatatatatatatatatatatatatatatatatatatatatatatatttctttctttttttttttaagaactggaAGCCAAATAATAAGAAAACTGCTTGAAAATTAACACTCACAATTGTATCTACACAAGAGATGTGTAGTTATGTAAactattaattgtaaaaaaaaaaaaaaaaaaaaaaatgttagtcaaACTGGTAATACAGTGgtaatacagtttatatatatatatatatatatatatatatatatatatatatatatatatatatatatatatatatatatatatatatatatatatatatatatatatatatataaaattgagcTTATTTACAGAGCTTCACAACAAATAAAGTCCAAAGTGGACATTTTTCCTGCTACAAATCCCAGAAGCATGAAGCCTGACATGTCCTGTAGATAGAATTGAAGTGCTACAGTGGTCGTATGCAAAGGACAATTATGCACAAAACAAATTCCCTTGTCAACCCCACAGTCTTGGCCCCATTTAAAACTGGGAGAAATTttcatatatgcattttaaaacatacatcTTAAAAGCTGGGGTAAGAATTAAATTTGAAAATGGTGATACGAAAATTTTAGAATTCTTTTTCTCAGTAGTTACAAAACTTGTCTTTGGTATAGTAGTAAGGCTAAGATGGAATTCAATAACTACCACACTCAGCAAGTGTATCTTATGTTCCACTATTATGAAAGCAGACAACTAAGTACTTCAGTACATTAATGGCCCTTTGAATTAAATGTCTTCATTCCATCTTTTAGAGTGAGTGGGGGCAGGGGGCTATCTGATGATGTTAGCACTGAGCTCATTTATTAGTAATGCGATCTGGGTATTTTCAGTTTCCTGATGTTTTTACAGCTGGTGCGATACTTTGATTAAGGGGTAAAGGCTCTTCAATAGTGCATGTTATAAAGAAGTTCCTGAATGAAGTGCTCAAGTAGAAAACAGTCATTGAAAATGCCAAAACAAGCCATGTGCATGTGAGTATACTTGAATGAATCTCATTTATGCCAACTGCCAAATGACTAGCATTAATTGTGGAAAATTAATACAGAGCCAGAAAAGTTGCTAATCATCCATTTTGTGGCCTCATAAATGCAtagttaacaataaaacaaacatttgggATACTTTGCCAACGCtcctatcattttttttttctcttcataaCTATAATACActgatttttagttttttccagTTACGATTACCCCTATTTTTTCCTTTcaattcttacatttaaaatgagacCCATATTCAAATTGTAAATGCAATATAAAGGTGCCAGCTAGTGCAATAACTagtgctattattatttattgactgGGTTTAAATTAAACCAGGCCTGCTCTGTTAGATAAAATCTGATTGATCAAAGCTAGAGGTCGGGGAAACCTGGGATGCAGCTTAGGGAAGtgcctgccaaaaaaaaaaaaaacatttaaattactcTACTTGGGTCAGTATTTATCTTTCAAagatttaaatgtagttaaatattagcatatgtaaatttaaatacCAAAAGTGCACTCATTTTGAAAAAGTTTCACCAGTCATTTAATGTAACAAGTTATTTTGTGCAAGTAATTGCATACTTCCAAATTGACAGTGGTTGACAATAAGAATAAAGCTGCAGATATAAATTACCTATTGGCTCAGGTTACAAATTCTGACATGACGACACATTTGTGTGCAATATGTTATTACTTTATATACAGCTATTGCATGTATAAGCTGCTGTATTTCAATATTAAGCATCACTTGAAAGCTTGACATTGTTGATGTGATCTTCCCTTATTTGTTGACTGatagaaaaatacaaatgttGCTGTAACATGTTCAAAGCTGTTGCTTATTATGGTTTTCTGCACATGGAAGCACCGACTTTGTTTACAGAGTGAAAAAGCTAATTAGAGGAGGCACAGTACCTCATATAGCTGGTGTAAcctcaaaatacaaatattttgcttTAAGATTAAGGGTTAAAAAGAAGTTGTTTTCCAATCTTCCATACAATGCCCTTTGACTGCAAAATGTTCAAAGGATTATATAAAAGTTGTGTAACTGAATGCACAAAACAGTGTAGAGGCATAAAAATGTCTTTGATAACTTATGTAAAGCTCTGGTGTGTGTTTTCTTCGCAAAACTGGTGGGAAAAAGGTTGAAAACTGTGACCATACTCCCAGGATAGGTTGTATTCCACTAACCATCGAGACAAAGAACCAGCAATCTTGAAAGGAGTGATAATTTCTGTTCAGCCTGTCACTTCAGTATGGACCTGTGTCATGACATCCAGGGGCTTATAGTAGTAGGTGCTGCACAACGAGATGAATACATACTGTACActgatgatatttaaaaaatacatacatagaaacctattcaaatacaaaaacaacacaaaagcacAAATTAACCCAACATTTCCACTGTTGCCTGGTCTTTGCTTTCCAGCCAGTCAAAGCCAGCAGAATTTGCAGTCTCGCTGCATATCTGTTGAAAAAGTGGGTCATTCTTCAGTTCTTCCAGTGTCGAGTCTTCATATTGTCCTTGCTGTTGACTGGGGTCAAAAAGAAGGTTGGTGTCCAATGTATTTAAGTCATTTATGCTACCAGTGAGCTCAGAGGTTAGTCGCATATCACTGGGAAACTCTGAACTCCCAGCACGGAGCTCTGATCCTTGACCCACAAGATGTGAGCCAGCATTCAAGCTTTCCTCATGTAAAAGATCTTTAATAGTTCGGTCTAAATCCAAGGGTTGCTGGTGCTGATGTTGTCGGAGGTTTTGCTGTAGAGGCAACAGCATGTCCTGACTCTGCGGTTCCTGCCCAGGAAGCTGCCGTCTACCTAAGTGCTGCTGCAGCTGTTGTGGCAGTTGGTGCTCCTCTGAGGCTGATTGTGCTTGGCTTTCATGTACAGAGAAGCTCATCGGCTCCTCCCTGGCATTTCTCATGAGGTAACCAGGCTTCTGGGACTCAAAGGCTGATGAACAAGGCGAGATCAGAGCTTGGTGGCTGGCACTACCAGGGAAGCTGGGCACTGTGGTGGTCTCCAGAATCTGGGTGAGATTCATGCGGGCAGTGTAGTTGGACGGCATGTTGTTGATTCCGAGGCCACGTACAGAGTCATCTCCATCGCCATCCATTTTGTTGATCAAGACATTGGTGATATTTTTGGCATTCATCTGCTGGCCTGCTTGCATGGGTAGAACCTCAGACTGCATCATCACAGTCACAGGAACAGACTGACTCCTCTGTGCCATGCTGCTGATGTTTGCATCAGGGTCACTGTTAGAAAAGATGTTTAGCATTTCAGTTGTTATGGGCGAGTTGAAAGGAGAGATCACAGAGTGGGGAACATTGGGAGCTTGGGTACCACTCAAATTGCGCTGCCTGACTGCTGGGCTAACGCTGCGGCACCTAAATGTTCCAGACCCTGAAGAAGAAGTGCTGACCTTGTTGTCAAGGGGTGCTGGGACAGCAAAACCCTCTTTCTTGTTGAGGCTAGCCATGCTTGCCACTTGCTGCTGGACAGGCGAAATGGTTATCAAGCGGCTAATATGGGAGTCATGATGTCTGGTTTGTGACTGACAGGTCAGGCCTGGGATGGCGAAGGCATGAGGCTTTCGAAAGTGGTCATCTACTAGGTCTTGGTAGCTCGGAAGAATGCTAATGCCATTGTTGGAGTTCCCACCACTGTTATTGTACCCACCATTCATCCATTCTAGTTTAGTCTTATCTGGATGTGTGGCCATTGGTCTTTGCATGGGTTTGACGGGGCTTGAAGAGACAATACTTCCATCATGGTAACCAGTAATGGTGGAGTTAATAGGAGTAAAGGCAAAAGGGTTCCTGCATTCCACCGGGCTTGGTGGGACACTACTGCTGCAGTTGGAGTGTGGAGTTCCAATAGGAGTTTGACGACTACTTCCAAGAGCACTGTCGACTGGAGTGGTAGGGACCAAGCGCGAACAGGGGCTTTCATGCTTCAAACCCTGGCCACTTCCTATCATCTCTGAAGTGGGAGTAGGAGTTGGGGTGGGTGTTTGGATTGGGGTGCTACAGCTATGAGCAGAGCTGTAGTACATGGTGTTGGACTGGAGGGTAGACATTGTGGTAGTCTGCATGGTTTGTTGCTGGCCTTGTAGTGAATTATCCACACAGTtgctgaaactttgcatgctatttttaattttcatctgCTCTTCCATTTGTACAAGTTCCTCAACAATGCTATCCTGGGTCATGTCATCATCATTAAAGGGAAAGTAGCCAAGGTTGGCCTGGGTTCCATAGTCACTCATTTGAACCTGCTGGTCGGAAGGAGAGGCTTGATTTACAGGAAGAGTCTCCATCACTGAGGTGGACAGCTTTGGCTCAGACACCATTTGCGGGCCATACATTTCCTGATGTTGTTGAGTGTCATCTTGCAGCTCCCTATTCCAAAATCCACTCTTTAGTTCACATACTGCAGAAGAGTCAGACTGGTCTACAAGCAAATCCTGTGAGTTTTTTGTTACTTGTAGCAATGCTTGACCTGGAGCACTAACAGTACGAGTGACCACAGCTCTACCTTCGATATCTATTGAAGATCCTTCCCATCTCCCTTGGGAGATGCTTCGAGGTCTGCAACCAGTCTGAAACATGATATTTCCCACTGAAGTATCCTGACTTGCTGTAGAGTAGACAGGAACTCTATAATCTGTTATTGATGAAGCTCCTTCCCATCTTCCCTGGGCGATGCTTTGTGGTCTGCGAACTGTCTGGAAGCCAGTATTCCTGACCGGACCTGTAGTAGCTTTGCCTATGGCTGTGAGAGGTGCACTTTCTGGACTTATTGGAGTACTTGATCTTGGAATTTGCTTCGCCATTATGTTTGACTTTAGTCCGTCGGATCCACCGGCTGGTAGCACAGAAATGTGGGCTTTTTTAACAGGTGTTGGGCTCAAATCGGTGGATAAGCCAGGTCTTTTGTGAGGGCTCTTGGATGCCAACACTGCATCTTTGGAAGCTGTCACAACTGCAATACCAATGGTTGACTGAGAGCTACTTGTGTTTTGATACAAAATGCTTTCATTAGTGTTGGACGTTTTATTGCTGCCAGCAGCCAGAGTTTTGACACTAAGTAGTGTCCGCTCATTGTATTGGGACCCTGTTAGAGTGTCCAATCCCAGGGAGCCCTTGTCAAGAGGATTGGGTACGCTAGCTGCTCTGGGTTTGAGCTTTCCTGACCATTGTACACCACCACCAACGGCGTCCGGACAGGTTGCCAGTCTACTCATACCACCAAGCTCTTGACTACTTCCAATTATGTcttcagtatttgttttattgtcaATGACTGGCGTTGTGATTGTTGAGCACCCCGATCTTTCCAAAACAGATGGCATTGCAGCTATAGACCCACTGCGAACACGTGTGACTGGCTGTGGATCGTTGTTGAGGTTGGCAATTCCAGCAGATGCAGGTCTGACTTTGTTGCTGGCAGGGTTATCGGCTGGTGTGCTGGTCCCACTGCCATTAGAGCCCAGAGATATGGTTGTCATCTTGACTACATTGACCGAACTGACATGTGGAGTTGACATTACAGTCTTAATGGGGCTGTTAGTGATGAGCAGTGTCGGTGAGCGCAGGGTGATGCCACTTGAGGCAGATGGTTTGGGCAGGATTTGGGCATACCGGTGACGGGCTGACCGGTCACTGATCGGACTGGCCGAGATGTTACGAGGTGTCTTGGGGCACTGCTTCACAGGCTGCACTGACTGAGTAACCACTTGAAAGTTTACAGGAAGAACTTTGCTGTCTGCAGCTGCCATGGGAACAGGGCTAGGAGACATCAACTGTCTGCTCCTCTGAACCTGCAGGAAATACAAAAGAAGGAATGACAAATAATAGTCAAAGAACTGGTTCAATTAAATTGAATTCTGTCATTTGTaatattgttttacttttgtgtAAAAATCTTAGTTTACCGTGATGGGGCTGGAAACAGCTGCAACCACAATACCAATAGGTTGTGGCGAGAGAAGAGCAGGACTTCCACAGGGTATGCCTGTCCCTGCCCCAGGAGTTATGCCCCCATCTGCCCTCCTGGCCTGAGCTTCACCAGGGAGTggagaatgcagtttttgttctTGCTGCTTCTTCTGGATCTTCCTTTGCAGCTGCTGTTTGGCATCTACCGAGGGTGAGACCAGGGTTTTAACCTGAGGTTGGAATGAGTGTGCATCGGCTGTGGGAGCAAATGCAGATGACTGAATGGAAATCTTTGCTcctgtggaaaaaaagaaaaaaaagaaaaatagaactGATTGTAGAATATTaatgacgtaaaaaaaaaaaaacatgatttttttttccaaaacatgcAATTATTATAACCTTATGAGCCACAAGGTGGAGACATTTGCAAGTTTATGTACATGGAGTCAACTCCTGGGCTATTACAAGTTTACTGTACCTGATGGGGAACCGGTCATCACAGTCAGAGCAGCCACAGACTTAGTTCCAATGTAGTGGCTGTTCAAAAGATACCGAGCCAGATCCTCAACACTGTCAAACTGCCGACTCAGCACTTTCTGTGCCCACTCACACACCAGACCACATGCAGCCATGCGCACCTCATCTTCTGCACTGGACAGTTGACCAGTAGATTCAAACACTTCACACTGACGATGAAAAGTTAATCAAGTGAATCAACAGTTTTCAATAGAATAGACAATTTTCTAGACTTTGGAAATCTGAGTGATAGCTAAGATAAGAGGGATATAATTGCAGCTAAACAGAGGTAAGGCAagaacataaatacatacatacatacatacataaagtaagatatttaatgaaataaataaaagagtaGTAACTTACCCCATCACCTGATTTGTGAAGATCTAGGTTTGGAAGAGATGGCATGTGAACAAAAGCCTTCTTTCTAAGTCCACTATAACAATACGTTCACAGAAGTCAAGGTAATACATCAGTCCATCACACAGATAAAAGGCATGTGAATGCCCACATATCAAAAAAGGTATTAGATCACTTTGGCATAAAGCAAATAACATAATAACGTTATACTATGGAATTAAAATTTTCAATAATCAATATGTAAAAAACACAACCGAGGCCAAGCCAGTGC
This genomic interval carries:
- the LOC128016887 gene encoding DNA-binding protein RFX7 isoform X1 gives rise to the protein MAEDQQQSGPGLGPLTLPSAVQGLHGTETNALQLKIKSSICKTVQSKVDCILQDVEKLTDIEKLYLYLKLPSGPSSGSEKNEQSSMSSSRTQQLHAFSWIRNHLEEHPETSLPKQEVYDEYKSYCDSLVYHALSAADFGKIMKNVFPCMKARRLGMRGKSKYCYSGLRKKAFVHMPSLPNLDLHKSGDGCEVFESTGQLSSAEDEVRMAACGLVCEWAQKVLSRQFDSVEDLARYLLNSHYIGTKSVAALTVMTGSPSGAKISIQSSAFAPTADAHSFQPQVKTLVSPSVDAKQQLQRKIQKKQQEQKLHSPLPGEAQARRADGGITPGAGTGIPCGSPALLSPQPIGIVVAAVSSPITVQRSRQLMSPSPVPMAAADSKVLPVNFQVVTQSVQPVKQCPKTPRNISASPISDRSARHRYAQILPKPSASSGITLRSPTLLITNSPIKTVMSTPHVSSVNVVKMTTISLGSNGSGTSTPADNPASNKVRPASAGIANLNNDPQPVTRVRSGSIAAMPSVLERSGCSTITTPVIDNKTNTEDIIGSSQELGGMSRLATCPDAVGGGVQWSGKLKPRAASVPNPLDKGSLGLDTLTGSQYNERTLLSVKTLAAGSNKTSNTNESILYQNTSSSQSTIGIAVVTASKDAVLASKSPHKRPGLSTDLSPTPVKKAHISVLPAGGSDGLKSNIMAKQIPRSSTPISPESAPLTAIGKATTGPVRNTGFQTVRRPQSIAQGRWEGASSITDYRVPVYSTASQDTSVGNIMFQTGCRPRSISQGRWEGSSIDIEGRAVVTRTVSAPGQALLQVTKNSQDLLVDQSDSSAVCELKSGFWNRELQDDTQQHQEMYGPQMVSEPKLSTSVMETLPVNQASPSDQQVQMSDYGTQANLGYFPFNDDDMTQDSIVEELVQMEEQMKIKNSMQSFSNCVDNSLQGQQQTMQTTTMSTLQSNTMYYSSAHSCSTPIQTPTPTPTPTSEMIGSGQGLKHESPCSRLVPTTPVDSALGSSRQTPIGTPHSNCSSSVPPSPVECRNPFAFTPINSTITGYHDGSIVSSSPVKPMQRPMATHPDKTKLEWMNGGYNNSGGNSNNGISILPSYQDLVDDHFRKPHAFAIPGLTCQSQTRHHDSHISRLITISPVQQQVASMASLNKKEGFAVPAPLDNKVSTSSSGSGTFRCRSVSPAVRQRNLSGTQAPNVPHSVISPFNSPITTEMLNIFSNSDPDANISSMAQRSQSVPVTVMMQSEVLPMQAGQQMNAKNITNVLINKMDGDGDDSVRGLGINNMPSNYTARMNLTQILETTTVPSFPGSASHQALISPCSSAFESQKPGYLMRNAREEPMSFSVHESQAQSASEEHQLPQQLQQHLGRRQLPGQEPQSQDMLLPLQQNLRQHQHQQPLDLDRTIKDLLHEESLNAGSHLVGQGSELRAGSSEFPSDMRLTSELTGSINDLNTLDTNLLFDPSQQQGQYEDSTLEELKNDPLFQQICSETANSAGFDWLESKDQATVEMLG
- the LOC128016887 gene encoding DNA-binding protein RFX7 isoform X2, with amino-acid sequence MAEDQQQSGPGLGPLTLPSAVQGLHGTETNALQLKIKSSICKTVQSKVDCILQDVEKLTDIEKLYLYLKLPSGPSSGSEKNEQSSMSSSRTQQLHAFSWIRNHLEEHPETSLPKQEVYDEYKSYCDSLVYHALSAADFGKIMKNVFPCMKARRLGMRGKSKYCYSGLRKKAFVHMPSLPNLDLHKSGDGCEVFESTGQLSSAEDEVRMAACGLVCEWAQKVLSRQFDSVEDLARYLLNSHYIGTKSVAALTVMTGSPSADAHSFQPQVKTLVSPSVDAKQQLQRKIQKKQQEQKLHSPLPGEAQARRADGGITPGAGTGIPCGSPALLSPQPIGIVVAAVSSPITVQRSRQLMSPSPVPMAAADSKVLPVNFQVVTQSVQPVKQCPKTPRNISASPISDRSARHRYAQILPKPSASSGITLRSPTLLITNSPIKTVMSTPHVSSVNVVKMTTISLGSNGSGTSTPADNPASNKVRPASAGIANLNNDPQPVTRVRSGSIAAMPSVLERSGCSTITTPVIDNKTNTEDIIGSSQELGGMSRLATCPDAVGGGVQWSGKLKPRAASVPNPLDKGSLGLDTLTGSQYNERTLLSVKTLAAGSNKTSNTNESILYQNTSSSQSTIGIAVVTASKDAVLASKSPHKRPGLSTDLSPTPVKKAHISVLPAGGSDGLKSNIMAKQIPRSSTPISPESAPLTAIGKATTGPVRNTGFQTVRRPQSIAQGRWEGASSITDYRVPVYSTASQDTSVGNIMFQTGCRPRSISQGRWEGSSIDIEGRAVVTRTVSAPGQALLQVTKNSQDLLVDQSDSSAVCELKSGFWNRELQDDTQQHQEMYGPQMVSEPKLSTSVMETLPVNQASPSDQQVQMSDYGTQANLGYFPFNDDDMTQDSIVEELVQMEEQMKIKNSMQSFSNCVDNSLQGQQQTMQTTTMSTLQSNTMYYSSAHSCSTPIQTPTPTPTPTSEMIGSGQGLKHESPCSRLVPTTPVDSALGSSRQTPIGTPHSNCSSSVPPSPVECRNPFAFTPINSTITGYHDGSIVSSSPVKPMQRPMATHPDKTKLEWMNGGYNNSGGNSNNGISILPSYQDLVDDHFRKPHAFAIPGLTCQSQTRHHDSHISRLITISPVQQQVASMASLNKKEGFAVPAPLDNKVSTSSSGSGTFRCRSVSPAVRQRNLSGTQAPNVPHSVISPFNSPITTEMLNIFSNSDPDANISSMAQRSQSVPVTVMMQSEVLPMQAGQQMNAKNITNVLINKMDGDGDDSVRGLGINNMPSNYTARMNLTQILETTTVPSFPGSASHQALISPCSSAFESQKPGYLMRNAREEPMSFSVHESQAQSASEEHQLPQQLQQHLGRRQLPGQEPQSQDMLLPLQQNLRQHQHQQPLDLDRTIKDLLHEESLNAGSHLVGQGSELRAGSSEFPSDMRLTSELTGSINDLNTLDTNLLFDPSQQQGQYEDSTLEELKNDPLFQQICSETANSAGFDWLESKDQATVEMLG